One genomic region from bacterium encodes:
- a CDS encoding helix-turn-helix domain-containing protein: MTSRPTIMTLKEVADYLRLHESSIYRLSKAGKIPAYKVGRGWRFKKDKIDEWLHQSVIINKNKPFGEGKKR; the protein is encoded by the coding sequence ATGACGAGTAGACCTACTATTATGACATTAAAAGAGGTAGCTGATTATCTGCGTCTTCATGAATCAAGTATTTATCGACTATCAAAGGCGGGTAAAATACCTGCTTATAAAGTAGGGAGAGGCTGGAGATTTAAAAAAGATAAAATTGATGAATGGTTACATCAATCAGTTATAATCAATAAAAATAAACCCTTTGGTGAGGGAAAAAAAAGATAA